AGGACGCCGATGTTGGAGTCGAAGTAGGGGGCGGAGAAGTCCACGACCTTGCGCCGCTCGTCGGTGATGGAGATCTCGGCGAGGGCCAGGTCGAAGCCGTCGGTCTTGCCGGCGACCAGCGCGTCGAAGGAGACGTTGCGGACGGTGAGCCGGTCCAGGCCGGCGCGGTGGGCGATGTTCGCGGCCATGCAGAACTCGTAGCCGCTGTCGATCTGCGCGACCGTGTCGCCGTCCCACCAGCCGGGGCTGGGCAGGTCGCCGACGACGGTCAGGGTGCCGTCCTCGACGGTGTCGAGCGCGATGGACCCCTTCTCGCCGGTCACCTCGCAGTCGCCATAGGTCCCGGAGCCCTTGGAGTCGGTGGTGTGGGCGGTGGATCCGCCGCCCACCGCACCGCCGCCGCAGGCGGTGAGCGCGGTGAGCAGCAGGGCGGTGAGTACGGGCACTGCGGGCATGCGGAAGCTGCGCATGGAGCGCTCCTCGGGGTTCGTCGTCTCGGGGTGTGCGATACGGTGCCCAAAACGTTTTGGGCGCGTCAAGACCCGCAGCTCAAAGAAACCAAAACGTTTTGGGCGACAGGCCTTGGAGCGGGGCTCCGCGTCTGCCAGCCTTGACCCGTACGGCACCCACACGGAGGGACCAGCACCAGATGACCAGCGGGGGAACGAAACGGGACCGCCCGTCCGGACGCCGGACGGGCATCC
This sequence is a window from Streptomyces sp. HUAS YS2. Protein-coding genes within it:
- a CDS encoding ABC transporter substrate-binding protein — translated: MRSFRMPAVPVLTALLLTALTACGGGAVGGGSTAHTTDSKGSGTYGDCEVTGEKGSIALDTVEDGTLTVVGDLPSPGWWDGDTVAQIDSGYEFCMAANIAHRAGLDRLTVRNVSFDALVAGKTDGFDLALAEISITDERRKVVDFSAPYFDSNIGVLVKADAPVTQADIGTKRLGVKQGTTGADFVRNTLKPKDEPKVFAGDVELQAALQAGQIDAALTDVAIVLGKARESKGKLAVIGQYATGESYGALYPKGSKNAAAINGAIEQMRKDGTLNTLATTYLAEAFGGDPAAIPVWSAK